The genomic window ACCGAAACTCCGCAAAACTTTTCTTCTGTGCATTCAAACCGCAACTCGAAAACACTTCAACTAACAAACAATTCAAATCTACTGCGCCGCTGATCACGTGACTGAAACGCACTCAGCTGTTGGCCGAGAATGTGTGACGAAACATTGTGGGTTAGGTTGTGGGAGTTGTAGTCCACGAATAACAACctgatttttttctattttaaaaacgTTAAAAATAaccagagataaaaaaaacaacaaagtttaTTTGCATAGGTacaataaagaaagaaacaaacaaacagacaaatgttgaaaagaattaaaaataacataaccaagtataaatataaatagttTCTGTAGTTCCAAATTgatctgtatttgtgtgtctcatATGGATATGGATTGTGAATGAATTgttgaaaagacaaaaataggTTGTGTCTGTCACCAGAGGTTATTTATCATTCTGGGACTCCCATTACTCACCACAGGGTGGCGCTCTCTCTGTTGGTCTCCATGGTCAGGGAggtcaaagcagcagcacagctgcaggTGTGTTCATGGTCgcttctgctttctctctggTTTTTATGACTATGTGCCTTCTAACAAACAGTGAAAATGGTTTTGTTATCAAAATATGtattgatatatttattttaaataaagttttacaTCACCAAAAAATATTTAAGTTTTAACTGTTCATTCAAACCTTTAACATTTTCctaaaatataacaatatattgaaaaaaattgaaataaataaacaattccAAACAGAATTctgatttttcatgttttttatgtatGTGAGATACATTTAGCTTTTGTCACATTTGTCATATTTTGAAATAGTTTTCTCacatttcatgtaaaaaaaatacttttaaaacTCATATccataaaaattaaataataatttatgaaTCAAGTATACATATCTTAAATGTAACATGTTAATGATAATGTTtataaaataaagcttttacttgtcatattttattatattacgAGGAACTTCACATATCCTCTGATTGTACTCTGTCAGAGTGATCGGCTTCAGAGAGCCTGTCTGCGGCCTGAAGGGGTTAATGTGAGATGGAGGCTCATTAAATATGTATCCTGCTCTGGAAGTCggtttttaacttttaataacattttggttttacaaacaacaacagcctAATCATGTGCTTAAAAAAATACTAGAATAAAATCCAACATTAGACATTAACTTTGAACCTTTCTgcctacaaacacacatctctgtAAGACGACTGCTGCTAAACACTGCTGTCACAGATCCTCGACACAAATCTACCCTGACCTCGTCACCGCCAGCCCAGCTGCTGACGAACAGAAACAAAACGAGCTCTGACTACATGGACAGGAATATTTACACATCAGAAACGGATTATTGGTCGATCACCTCACAAACACTCTTCTCCTAAACAACAACTGTAGAGTTCAGGTCTATTAAAGAAGGAAACAGCAGTCTGTGCGAGCCGCCGTGTCTCTGAATATGTCCAGCAGGTGGACTCCCGCCGAGGACCAATcagaaaagtttgtttttgccTTCTTTAATTCCACGGTTCCTACAAGAACCAGAACAGTTTCAACAGCAGGCCTGGGGGCGGAGCCTCAGAGGGAGGTCTCCAGACTGTGAAGCGGGCTCCCCGGACAGGGGGGCAACCCTGCTGAGTTGGGCGGGATCAGACCGGACCTGGAGCCGTCCTTATGCAGCGGGACAATGCGGTCCATGGCGTTGTTGTTCTGGTTGGATGAGGGAGGGACAGGCGGCAGGTGAGACAATCCGGTGAGCGGCGGCGGGATGATGGAGTTCCGCTTGGTCGGCGGGTCGTCCTCGCCCTCGTTGTCATCAATCAATGGGATATGAAGTGCCGAGTCCTCGATGCGGAACTCAGGGTGGCTCATGAAGTTGTGGATTGAGCTGCGGGACTCGGGCGTCTCCAGACCTTGGAGGGGAGACACGCTGTCTCGGAAGGCATTCACCACACGGATCTGAGAGATGAGAGGAAGGAAGCGTGAGAGGCAAAGCTTTTGTTTGTCAGTCACTAAAGTAGCACTGAGGTAACAAGACAGGCTGCACACCTGTGTCTGGATGCGGTTGAGGCCGCGGCACCAGAGCACCTGGCCTCTCCTCAGCTCCATCTCAGCGTGGTCGATCTCGTCCAGgtccttcatctcctccagctcctcctcaggTATCTCCTCCCGCTGCGTGCCATGGCCTGCTGTCTTCAGGAACTTTAGCCAGCTCGTGGGGATGCTGGACACcagctgagagagggagaggacacACAGGATACCTCAATCAGACACACtggctccttccttccttccaatAATAATGACTGAGAAGAGCAGCAGGTCGTTAACAGAGGAACTGGGCATCAGTTATTTGACTTTAAGAGTATAACAATAGACCTGGACTTTACTGGAgttgtacaaaaatatcaaaatgtTTCTCACCTGTCCCCACAGGAGGCTGCCGACACCCAGGAATATACACCACAGCCACTGCTCCACGGTCAGGCTCACACAGCTGAACGGTTTACCTCCGAACTGCACGATTACGAACTACaggacaacacagagacagcgTCAGTCAAAGATTCCTCCGTCCCTCAGCCACGCCTGTCTGAACAGGTGTTACCTGGACGATTAGCGTTCCCAGCACGATGGAGCAGAAGATGGGGTTGCTGAAGACTCCTTCAAACACGTTCCTCTCTCCGTGGATCTTGCGGGCGTTGAGCTCATTGAAGATCTGCATCAGGACGAACGTGTTGAAGACGATGGTGTAGTGCTCAGAGGGTGGGGCGTGCAGGGGGGCGTCTCTGCCGCTGTCAATGTCAAACATCTTCTCACCTGAAAGAAGGCATTGCAAAGAAAACTGAGGAGGTCATCTGGGTTTTATTTAAAACTCTCAGGATATATGTCCGTATTTATAGCGAAAAATTACATCTTtgaattcaaacacacacacacaagttccaAAGCGATGttgtggtgcgttcactgacCGACAAAGAGCAGGACAAAGATGACGGTCAGCTGATAGACGGCGTGTCCCAGAATGTTCTTCATCATGGTGCGGGAGATGAGCGGCTTCTTGCGGCCGTATGGGTTCCTGAGCAGCAGTGACTCGGTGGGCGGCTCGGTGGCGAGAGCCAGCGAGGCGAAGGTGTCCATGATGAGGTTGACCCATAACATCTGCACCGCTTTCAGAGGAGAgtcctggaaaacacacacaaacagacatttagttttttttttacagtttataATCTCATTTTAACACAGATAGTTCTGACCTGGGTAATACAGGCTCCGGTAAAGGCCACGGTGACAGCTACCACGTTGACGGTGAGCTGGAACTGCAGGAACTTAGAGATGCTGTCGTAGACGTTCCTGCCCCACATGACGGCCTTAACGATGCTGGTGAAGTTATCGTCTGTCAGGATGATGTCAGACGCCTCCTTGGCGACATCAGTCCCTGCGATGCCCTGCAGATCACAGATTATTCTCACCGTCAAACGTCTTAAGCTCTACAAAAGCTGCAACTGATGACATCCACCATGGTCGTTACCATTGCAAAGCCAACATCTGCTTTCTTGAGGGCGGGGCCATCGTTTGTTCCGTCCCCTGTGACGGCGACAACCTGGCTCCGCTCCAGCACCGTGCTGTCGATGATTCCTAAGAAGACAATGGACACACATGTCAGAGACCACGTGAGACTGAGCACCTGACCACCTGAGGGACTCTGAGGACTGAGGCGAGTCTTACCTTTGACtaaagtgtgtttgtctgtcgGAGACGATCTGGCGAGAACTCTCAGCTTAGGCCAAATCTTATCAATACGCTCCTGTTCaatctgcagagagaagacaggagTCAGTTGTTTGAGCTGCATGAGTCCGTCTCAAAGGCTTCTTCAAAAGCCACATTTTAGAGCTAAAGTGCATCATAATGACCCATATCTAATAAGAAAACCCTCTGATTTAAGGCCCAGCTAGAGTAAGTCGGACCTCGCCCAGCTCGTTGCGGATCCGTCGGTTGAACTCTTTTCCCTCCATACACAGGAAGTCGTCTCCAGGATGCAGGATGCCACATTTAGTGGCGATGGCGCGGGCAGTGTTTATGTTGTCTCCGGTCACCATGCGGACAGTGATCCCAGCCCGCTGGCACTTTCTGATGGCGTCTGGTACCTGATGACATAAAAGCAGTTACACAGGCTCCCTCATCCAACCAGCATAAAAACCTTATCCCATCTgtaaagcatggtggtggcagtatcaTGGTTGTTGTATATTCTCAGTCATGACTGTGCCTCTATGCATCTTTGTGTTAGAAAATGACACACCTCAAGTCGTACTGGATCCTCAATGCCAACTACAGCAATGCACGTGAGACCAGTGAGGATGTCCGCCTCATTGTCCCAGTCCGGCTCCCCGTCAGCAGCAGGAAAGTCTCTGTAGGCGAGGCAGATGGTCCTCAGTCCCTCCGATGCCATCTGCTCAACCACCTTTGTCACCAGGTCATCTCTGTCCCGAGTTTTGAAGACTTTGGCCTCGCCGCTGGCCACCAGGATCTTACAGCACCTGAAACCACACCACAAAGTCATGTGATCGCCCTCTGACTGTCCTGCAGCATATAAAAACAGGAGGAGTGAACCTACTTTTTGAGCAGGATCTCAGAGGCCCCCTTGCTGAACATTCGATAGCTGCCGTCGTAGTTCTTCAGCACGGTGCTCATAGACTTCCTGACAGAGTTGAAGGTGTAGACCTTGAAGAGTTTCTCCTCCGGTATTTCATTGCGGATTTTCTGGTAGTCTCGGCTCAGGTCCAGGGTGAATCCCAGTAAGGCACATTCAGTCTTGTTTCCCACTTGGCGAGGAAGTCCGCCTTCTCTCTCTGGAGGCTGCAGAAGGCAACAGCAGAGTTTTAGTTGGTcgtgacacaaaaaaaaacaggtgcagACAAAAACGATTCACATTTTTTATCTTCTACAATCCAGAAATGATTCAGAAAAGCCAAACATGGGTTCTTGTTTCTGTTATGAAACAGTAAATATACATTGCTTTATATCTGCACAAAGTAAGAAACATTCTAGAAATAGAAATAGATTGCACTCCAAAACGTCATGGTCTCTTATTTGCCGAACTCTCCAGAGTTCCCTGCAGATGGACTTTAGTGATTTTCTGCTGTCAggccttttctctcttcttctgtgtcagtgtgcagagcagcaaacaaTAAAGACAACCTTCACTGTGCATGATGCAACTGTTCCCAGACCCAGCACCAGCACCTCATCTACACAAACACTCCAAGACCACATTAAAGCATCAGACAGGTATCATGGTCCTGCGATCTTGGGATGCCCCCTGGGCGCCTCACTGGTGAGGAGGTGTGAACATGTCCACCCAGGAGGAGGCCCCAGGCCCGAACAAGACTGGCCTGGGATTGCCTTCATATcctcctggatgagctggaggaggtgaccaCAGAGAACCAGGCGGCCTGAACATTCAAACCTGCCTGGTACTGTGAAACCATGAAATACTACTACAGagctgaatgtgtgtttctgcttccACTGTTGCAAATTCTGCGAATGCAAAGGcagagtttttatttttaccaagCAAGGATTTAATAACTGGAAAACTGCCACTGTCATTTAATGCAACAAATGGAGGCAGGCGAGGAAACTACAGTAAACCTTTCCAGAGATGGGTCTAATAATAGAAAAGAGCAGCACAGGTGGTCAGTCCTTAATAGACCACTTTCCATGTGCTACATAATAAATAGATTACCACAATTAGGTCAACAATCACACCATTATTCCTTCCAGCAAAAGTTGGAACTACAACAATCCAGTGTTTCCTTAATTCATTTTTGGCAATTTTCAATTGGCCTTAAAATGAAGTAATCATCATCAGGCCATTAGGAGGGAGTAAATGCCAATTTATGTTTTATAATCCAGTGAGGCTGTATAGTGGAAGAATGCTTTCCAGAAAAAGACAAGGCTGAGAATTCAGTGCATCAGTGGTTGTATTTACAGTTGGTCATGCTCTGGTTAAACCTGTTTGTCTTCTCTGCACAGTGGATCCAGGAGGCAGTGATCGGATGAGTCCTGAGCTGATGTGGCAGCTCTCCAAACCAGCCTGCCCTCTCGGCCAAATACTTAGCTCGCAGAGCTTCCTGAATGAAGGGCTATTTTTACAGCTCACCATAATCTTGGTGGTGTAGGCGCAGTTAACCCCGATGCCCAGGACGAGCAGGTCCAGGATCGTGGCAGGGATAAGGTCCGGCTCCGGCACCTTTTTGTAGTAGCGTCCTCCGATGTAAGTCTGTACCACTGTCATGCGGTTCATTGTCAGTGTGCCGGTCTTATCAGAGCAGATGGCCGTGGCATTGCCCATTGTCTCACAGGCGTCCAGGTGGCGGACCAGGTTGTTGTCCTTCATCattttctgacaaaaaaaatggcagcagtgTTACCTGGCTGAGTACTACATTCAGAACTTCTTTAAAATGTAACATCTGGTCCAGGATTGTCTGGGTCTgttacactgaacacacacagcgctCACTCTGAGTATTCTACaataatacacagacagaccTTGACTGAATAAGCCAGGGAGATGGTGACGGCCAGTGGGAGACCTTCGGGCACCGCCACCACCAGCACCGTCACACCAATGATGAAGAACTTGACCATGAACTGTATGTAGATGGGAACACACTCGGCGGTGAAGGGAACCCCCTGAATGCAGAATGTATCGATCAGGAACCGAACGATGAGGATGATGACGGTGAGAGTCGACATGAAGAGACCTGAGGACACAGAGGCATCAAGTTTACATCAACAGACCCCGACCAGACCCTGGCATCTACTAATCTGTAGTGACTGGACACAAAAGCCAACTTGAGAAAGGACAGGAAGTACAGGCTAAAGAACGCTATTGTAAGAAGCtctgtttgactgacagctgaagtGGTGGGGATGCTCATCCTAAACGTCTCGTCATCTCTGGATGGGATTTTTACTTCAAATGTTTTATACATGCAATAAatatttattctattttgaAGGATTTGAGCTCCAGCAGGAATCAGGATGTGAACAGGGTGCAAAATTGTTCCAAATTTAAAGGatctaataaaataataaaaaaaaaaaaaaaaaaaaaatttcccaCCACATTTGTGCAAAAAAGAGCAGAAATGCTTAGAATACTTCAAAATATCAGGAAGTTTTGGTATTTTTATGAGAAATTTCATAGTAAACTGTCCTTCAGAAGTTCAGATACCATGACATTGTGTGTTTGCACCTGCTTTGCCGATCTGCACAGCCAGCTTGGTCAGCTTTCCTTGGAGGACAGATTTCTCTTTCTTCGgtaggttttttttcttcttgtctaCATCTCCATCCTCATTGAGTGGCTGCATCTCCACACTGgcgccatctttgttttttcctgcagAGGACAAAGTCAGTAGAATTCATGCTTGGATCAACAAAGCAGTTTCCTGTATTTGTCATCAATAAAAGATGACAATCAATGGAACTCTGCAGCCCTTTAGACGTCTTTATTAGCGTTACATTAATTCAAAACTACCAGAGGGTGAGGTTGCACAAGATCAAGTGCTAATCAAAGAGGAGGAGTTAGAAGGAAAGAGCATGTTAGACAGGAGGCACTCCTGGAAGGTATTTGATAGGAAAGGATGCGATGGCAGCACTTATTAGCTTATTAGCCACCATTGGGTAacagcaaataaaaacagtttggattgctgtgtgtgtagcagcacCAACGACAGCACAACACTCCACAGATTACATtttgttgtggtttgtttgGCCCGCAGTTTGGTCTTTAGAGGATTAGTTGTAGGTTCCTCAAACCATGTGGAGTCAATCCAAAGCCACACTGAGACTAGGTGGtcatcgggggggggggggggggcggaaTGACAGATAGAGTTAAGTGTCATCTGCATAGAGGTGATACAAGAAACCACCAATCCTTGGGGCACTCCTGTGCAGAGGTAGTGAAATGCAATGTTTGTCCAAACCATATCACATTGAAGACTGTGGAGGTTGGACTTACTTCTATCATACCTATGTCTGAGAGTGTGGATAGCGTGATACAGTGGTGTCAAAAGCTGCTGAAAGGTTGTACAAAATGGCCACTTTTAAAGACCGCTACTGAAAAGTGAACATCCCACTCTCACAGAAATATATCTCCGTCCTAGAAGAAGGATGTGATCAGGTTGTGTTTTTGAACAATGTCATCCATTAGAGTGGTGTAACAAGTCGGTGGACAGGTATACAAGTCAGCAAAAACCTCCAAACTTACTCCTACCACAACTACAGAGTCAACTGACActgctctgtgagagagagtggaggtatctgcaagtgtgtgtgtgtgtttgtgctgatcCCATCTCAGTAATGAGGTTATTAGTGGacaggcaggcagcagcagcaggcaggagaAGAAAGCAGCTGCCGAGCTTAAGGCCGATAATCTGCTTGGTCCTAATCACCATCACCAGAGTCAGgagcacctgctgctgctgctcagaccaCAGGGACACAATACGCACTATATGGGACCACACCGGGGCCAACAAGGAACCAGAAGACCCGCCAGGGACCAGACCAGGATACTTTGTGACCTGTGTCCAGCCCATATAGGCAACCAAGACACTAGACTGCCATGTCAAAGATTATCCACCACCAACAGCAGACCACCAAGACTAATCAGGATcctttatattttttgtctttagATTTTGGTCCACATATTAAAAAACAACTAAGAAACTGTCCTGTAACTCCGTCATGATGGTTTAATGTCATGACTAAAACTTGCTCAGTTATGTGGGTCAGTTTGAGTGTTGATGAATCACTACTCATATCCTCTTCTGGATGATGTGGCAGACATGCTGGGACAGTTTTTCAGAAGTCAACACACAAGTCAGCGCACACTAGATTTTACACTGGAACAATGGCGACTGCAGACATTTCATGTTTAACACTTATGAACCACACCCACAACACCACCATCAATAAACAGGAGAAGGCTGCTAATTCTCACAGTCTAACGCAGCATGATGAGGAATCCAGGAGTCTGCACTCAGCAACTTCACCTCCACAACTACTCAGTCATACACAAAAACTCACAGTGACGACATGTGACACTGATGAGCCACCTACCTTTCTttcctttgtcttcttttttaCCTGAAAGAAAAAACGAGCAACAACTGTTACCCCTGCAAATAGAAAGTTTCTGTTAAATAACATAGACTAACAAAAATGTTGTTGACAGGCTGTCTCTCACAATCATATTGATTATGGAACATCTGCTACTTCTACAACAACAGAAGTATCTGCTTGTAAATGCTGACTGCTCGTCCTAGTGGGAAACATTAATGAAATTTAAATAttgtaatatttattatttatttattattttcaaggacaaaaaaagcaaaagagtcatcaacaaaaaaaatatatatacaagcaatatgtgtgtttattttggacattgtaaaaacaaaaaaaattcaaaaaatataaatgattCTGAGAAAATATATTTCTAAAAAGaattatgagaaaaaaaagtgtagaGAGAAAATGGTAATAAatgtaaattctgtttttaacagctcatacagatgtttgtgtgtaaccAATGGACAAAAACTTAAaaagacagctgtgtgtatatgcatgcTCTCTAAGTGTCTGACAGTTCTGCAGTGACTCACTTTTCTTGTCCTTCTTCTCTTtgtatttctctttcttcttttctttttctttcttttcctcaccCTCACCGTCACCTTCATCACCAGCACCGAGTAGAGTGAAGATGATTCCAGTCTGAGAGTTCACACCTACAGCAGTGACCAGCATCTTGCCTGAGCCCTCCATCACATGGGTGCCTGAGGAAAAGACATCAAGTCACAGAGGCTGACTGAAACTGTCACTGTGATGACGTCATGTGCTTTTTGCAGGGTTGCTATGGCAATCTGCATCTTTGGCTGTTATTCTGTACATAACAGTCTGTATGTTTGCAAGTGTGAAGGTCAATAACTGCAGACTGCTCATAAGCCAAATACGTGACCATCCTGAAGAGTAGAAAATCTTCAGTGGAAACAGTGTGATATGAGCTGACAGCCACAGCTCAGGTCACGCCGAACTTGGCTGTAATTTGATGTGAATGGAGCAGAGTGATGCACCTGACAACAACATGGGGTCTTTGTCAAGAGTCTTCTTGACATGATCCGACTCCCCGGTCAGGGAGCTCTCGTCAATTTTCAGATCGTTGCCCTGGATCAGGACGCCATCAGCGGGGAGGAGGTCACCTGGAACAACGGCACACAGAGGTAATAACTTACATCATCTTTATATCAGCggctgaaggagagagagaaatcagaAAGGGGTACGCTCTCTTCATCATTAGAAAAACTAAACTGTGAACGGTTTATCGCCATGGAAACAACATTAATAATGCTCCTTAGCCTCCTCACCATATTTGACTTGCGCGATGTCTCCGACCACGATCTCAGACACTTTGATCTGGACCACCTGCCCCCCTCGGACCACGGTGAACTTCTGCTCCTGCTCGATGCGACTCTGGAGGCCCCGGAACTGTTTCTCTTTGCTCCAGTCATTGAAGGCCGTAaccagcaccacacacaccacagacaggaGGATGGCAGCGCCTTCAATCCATCCGGCCTCCGCCTCGCTCTCATCCTCCACGCCGCCAGCTGCTCGGCCGCAATCTGAGCGGAGACAAACGCAGACCGAAGTTTAAGGTTTGCGCCCTTTACCATTTACACTCAGTATAATCAGTGCGGCCAGACAGGAGGGACATGTCTCTCTGCTGCGTCAGCTGTCTGCTGTCTCAGAatacttttttatattttgtagaACACGCCAGATTTCCTTTCCTTAGAAAATGTTAGAATTCTGAGAATACagtcagacacattttttaaaatttcctTTTCTCCTGGAAAAGTTGAGGATTCTGAGAATAAAGGCCGACTTCACTAAGGTCTGGCCTCGGCTGATTATTCAAGATGGTCTCATAAAATTAGACTGTTTTACAATTACAAGTGTAGCAGCATGAAGAGCATCAAACTCATCAGTATATCACAGCTATGTAACAGCTGGAAGCCTAGAGTGAACAGAAACACTGAAGAACAATCATATTCAGTTTCAGCAAGCAGAGATTCTGCCATTAACCCTTCAACAAGGGTTAATGGCAATTTATGTAATGACAAAACCACTTTAAGTTTATGTGGCAGTTCAGAGGAGCTAAATGAACAACAATCTACAAACAGTAGTAACACAAAGAGGAACTCACTCTTCCGCTCTGCCTCTGGTGGGCTGTAGAAAGAGAGTGCTAGAGAAATGATGGCTGCCACCTCCAGGATGATGAGTGTGACATCCTGCAGGGCTTCCCACACTAACTGCAAAAAGGTTTTTGGCTTTTTAGGAGGGATGACATTCTGTCCAAActcctgttttcttctgttgaTGTCGTCCGAGTTCCCGTCTAAACCTATGG from Parambassis ranga chromosome 19, fParRan2.1, whole genome shotgun sequence includes these protein-coding regions:
- the LOC114451725 gene encoding plasma membrane calcium-transporting ATPase 1-like isoform X1, coding for MANNSFRGSKHGRRAEANHETEFSCSLLELRSLMELRGAEAITRIQETYGDVSGLCARLRTSPVEGLDGNSDDINRRKQEFGQNVIPPKKPKTFLQLVWEALQDVTLIILEVAAIISLALSFYSPPEAERKNCGRAAGGVEDESEAEAGWIEGAAILLSVVCVVLVTAFNDWSKEKQFRGLQSRIEQEQKFTVVRGGQVVQIKVSEIVVGDIAQVKYGDLLPADGVLIQGNDLKIDESSLTGESDHVKKTLDKDPMLLSGTHVMEGSGKMLVTAVGVNSQTGIIFTLLGAGDEGDGEGEEKKEKEKKKEKYKEKKDKKSKKEDKGKKGKNKDGASVEMQPLNEDGDVDKKKKNLPKKEKSVLQGKLTKLAVQIGKAGLFMSTLTVIILIVRFLIDTFCIQGVPFTAECVPIYIQFMVKFFIIGVTVLVVAVPEGLPLAVTISLAYSVKKMMKDNNLVRHLDACETMGNATAICSDKTGTLTMNRMTVVQTYIGGRYYKKVPEPDLIPATILDLLVLGIGVNCAYTTKIMPPEREGGLPRQVGNKTECALLGFTLDLSRDYQKIRNEIPEEKLFKVYTFNSVRKSMSTVLKNYDGSYRMFSKGASEILLKKCCKILVASGEAKVFKTRDRDDLVTKVVEQMASEGLRTICLAYRDFPAADGEPDWDNEADILTGLTCIAVVGIEDPVRLEVPDAIRKCQRAGITVRMVTGDNINTARAIATKCGILHPGDDFLCMEGKEFNRRIRNELGEIEQERIDKIWPKLRVLARSSPTDKHTLVKGIIDSTVLERSQVVAVTGDGTNDGPALKKADVGFAMGIAGTDVAKEASDIILTDDNFTSIVKAVMWGRNVYDSISKFLQFQLTVNVVAVTVAFTGACITQDSPLKAVQMLWVNLIMDTFASLALATEPPTESLLLRNPYGRKKPLISRTMMKNILGHAVYQLTVIFVLLFVGEKMFDIDSGRDAPLHAPPSEHYTIVFNTFVLMQIFNELNARKIHGERNVFEGVFSNPIFCSIVLGTLIVQFVIVQFGGKPFSCVSLTVEQWLWCIFLGVGSLLWGQLVSSIPTSWLKFLKTAGHGTQREEIPEEELEEMKDLDEIDHAEMELRRGQVLWCRGLNRIQTQIRVVNAFRDSVSPLQGLETPESRSSIHNFMSHPEFRIEDSALHIPLIDDNEGEDDPPTKRNSIIPPPLTGLSHLPPVPPSSNQNNNAMDRIVPLHKDGSRSGLIPPNSAGLPPCPGSPLHSLETSL
- the LOC114451725 gene encoding plasma membrane calcium-transporting ATPase 1-like isoform X2, whose protein sequence is MANNSFRGSKHGRRAEANHETEFSCSLLELRSLMELRGAEAITRIQETYGDVSGLCARLRTSPVEGLDGNSDDINRRKQEFGQNVIPPKKPKTFLQLVWEALQDVTLIILEVAAIISLALSFYSPPEAERKNCGRAAGGVEDESEAEAGWIEGAAILLSVVCVVLVTAFNDWSKEKQFRGLQSRIEQEQKFTVVRGGQVVQIKVSEIVVGDIAQVKYGDLLPADGVLIQGNDLKIDESSLTGESDHVKKTLDKDPMLLSGTHVMEGSGKMLVTAVGVNSQTGIIFTLLGAGDEGDGEGEEKKEKEKKKEKYKEKKDKKRKNKDGASVEMQPLNEDGDVDKKKKNLPKKEKSVLQGKLTKLAVQIGKAGLFMSTLTVIILIVRFLIDTFCIQGVPFTAECVPIYIQFMVKFFIIGVTVLVVAVPEGLPLAVTISLAYSVKKMMKDNNLVRHLDACETMGNATAICSDKTGTLTMNRMTVVQTYIGGRYYKKVPEPDLIPATILDLLVLGIGVNCAYTTKIMPPEREGGLPRQVGNKTECALLGFTLDLSRDYQKIRNEIPEEKLFKVYTFNSVRKSMSTVLKNYDGSYRMFSKGASEILLKKCCKILVASGEAKVFKTRDRDDLVTKVVEQMASEGLRTICLAYRDFPAADGEPDWDNEADILTGLTCIAVVGIEDPVRLEVPDAIRKCQRAGITVRMVTGDNINTARAIATKCGILHPGDDFLCMEGKEFNRRIRNELGEIEQERIDKIWPKLRVLARSSPTDKHTLVKGIIDSTVLERSQVVAVTGDGTNDGPALKKADVGFAMGIAGTDVAKEASDIILTDDNFTSIVKAVMWGRNVYDSISKFLQFQLTVNVVAVTVAFTGACITQDSPLKAVQMLWVNLIMDTFASLALATEPPTESLLLRNPYGRKKPLISRTMMKNILGHAVYQLTVIFVLLFVGEKMFDIDSGRDAPLHAPPSEHYTIVFNTFVLMQIFNELNARKIHGERNVFEGVFSNPIFCSIVLGTLIVQFVIVQFGGKPFSCVSLTVEQWLWCIFLGVGSLLWGQLVSSIPTSWLKFLKTAGHGTQREEIPEEELEEMKDLDEIDHAEMELRRGQVLWCRGLNRIQTQIRVVNAFRDSVSPLQGLETPESRSSIHNFMSHPEFRIEDSALHIPLIDDNEGEDDPPTKRNSIIPPPLTGLSHLPPVPPSSNQNNNAMDRIVPLHKDGSRSGLIPPNSAGLPPCPGSPLHSLETSL